In a genomic window of Streptomyces koelreuteriae:
- a CDS encoding methyltransferase yields MSTIHWIETHPRSARWHSESGLPLPRTVVVADDRMRAAVAYRLACEGTALLWRGDFHNARQLLSALDRRVGRTAPGAVDTAAETFRLQRRFRAHRARVLGKLLVLLDAEHGLDLRRAPDVRRAAAEAYGDFDGPLAVALSELLGVVSARQWREKGVHVPALEARIHPHYGVFAPTRSEYVDLVAQAPLPRGGRDVRVAFDLGTGTGVLAALLARRGVGQVVATDVSARARACARDNVGRLGLSGAVRVESGAELYPPGRADLVVCNPPWIPGRPASDLDLGVYDAGGGMLQGFLGGLAERLEPGGEGWLVLSDLAERLGLRSREQLMTVVGDAGLRVVGRLDARPQHARARDTDDPLHAVRAAEVTSLWRLALPVA; encoded by the coding sequence GTGTCCACGATCCACTGGATCGAGACTCACCCCCGTTCCGCCCGCTGGCATTCTGAGTCCGGACTGCCCCTGCCCCGCACGGTCGTCGTCGCGGACGACCGGATGCGGGCCGCTGTCGCCTACCGGCTGGCCTGCGAGGGCACCGCGTTGTTGTGGCGCGGGGACTTTCACAACGCGCGGCAGTTGCTGAGTGCCCTGGACCGTCGTGTCGGGCGTACCGCGCCCGGGGCGGTGGACACGGCGGCAGAGACCTTCCGGTTGCAGCGGCGGTTTCGTGCCCACCGTGCGCGCGTGCTCGGCAAGTTGCTGGTTCTGCTGGACGCGGAACACGGACTGGACCTCCGTCGGGCTCCCGATGTGCGCCGGGCCGCCGCCGAGGCCTACGGGGACTTCGACGGGCCCTTGGCTGTCGCTCTCTCCGAACTGCTGGGTGTCGTCAGTGCCCGGCAGTGGCGGGAGAAAGGTGTCCACGTCCCGGCGCTGGAAGCGCGGATCCACCCGCACTACGGGGTGTTCGCGCCCACCCGGAGTGAGTACGTCGATCTCGTCGCGCAGGCTCCGTTGCCGCGAGGGGGTCGTGACGTGCGTGTCGCGTTCGACCTGGGTACCGGGACCGGCGTGCTCGCCGCCCTCCTGGCCCGGCGGGGTGTCGGGCAGGTCGTGGCCACCGACGTCAGTGCGCGGGCCCGGGCGTGTGCGCGGGACAACGTGGGGCGGCTGGGGCTCTCGGGGGCCGTACGGGTGGAGAGTGGGGCCGAGCTGTATCCCCCGGGGCGTGCCGACCTGGTCGTGTGCAATCCGCCCTGGATTCCCGGCCGGCCCGCCTCCGATCTCGATCTCGGTGTGTATGACGCGGGTGGTGGGATGCTGCAGGGCTTCCTGGGCGGGCTCGCCGAGCGGCTGGAACCCGGCGGTGAGGGGTGGCTCGTGCTGTCCGACCTCGCGGAGCGGCTCGGGCTGCGCAGCCGGGAGCAGTTGATGACCGTCGTAGGGGACGCTGGGTTGCGGGTCGTCGGACGGTTGGATGCCCGGCCGCAGCACGCCCGTGCGCGGGATACGGACGATCCGCTGCACGCCGTACGGGCCGCCGAGGTCACCTCGCTGTGGCGGCTGGCCCTCCCCGTCGCCTAG
- a CDS encoding flavin reductase family protein, translated as MGQAGMAEAAVRYLRSTARTPAPRPVEPLPRPELRCVGEDERAPLDRQEFRRVLGHFATGVTIVTAPPAAGFACQSFSSLSLDPPLVAFMVGRTSTTWPRIARAGVFCVNVLAADQAELCRSFAVSGADKFAGVAYDAAPVSGSPRLSGTVAWIDCTIHTVHTGGDHLIVVGRVNALGTGTDAPAEPLLFHRGRFGRLTEG; from the coding sequence ATGGGACAAGCAGGAATGGCGGAAGCGGCCGTCCGCTACCTCAGGTCGACGGCCCGCACCCCGGCCCCACGCCCCGTGGAACCGCTGCCCCGCCCGGAGCTGCGCTGCGTGGGCGAGGACGAGCGCGCTCCCCTGGACCGGCAGGAGTTCCGCCGCGTCCTCGGCCACTTCGCGACGGGCGTGACGATAGTGACAGCACCCCCCGCCGCCGGCTTCGCATGCCAGTCCTTCAGCTCCCTCTCCCTCGACCCACCGCTCGTGGCCTTCATGGTCGGCCGCACGTCGACGACCTGGCCGCGCATCGCCCGCGCGGGCGTCTTCTGCGTCAACGTCCTGGCCGCCGACCAGGCCGAGTTGTGCCGCTCCTTCGCGGTGAGCGGCGCGGACAAATTCGCAGGCGTGGCCTACGACGCGGCCCCCGTCTCCGGCTCCCCCCGCCTCTCCGGCACGGTCGCCTGGATCGACTGCACGATCCACACCGTCCACACCGGCGGCGACCACCTGATCGTGGTGGGCCGGGTGAACGCCCTGGGCACGGGCACGGACGCTCCGGCCGAACCACTGCTGTTCCACCGAGGGCGCTTCGGGCGGTTGACGGAGGGCTAG
- a CDS encoding enoyl-CoA hydratase/isomerase family protein, producing MPTVLHETADQVLTLTLNRPEALNALTPDQREEIIHLLSRASATPDIRAVVITGTGRGFCAGADLRGAATTAERTAGDVARTLRTGAQRLIAAVLDCEKPVIASVNGTAAGLGAHLALACDLVLAAESAKFIEVFVRRGLIPDGGGAYLLPRLIGPQRAKELMFFGDALTATQAEHLGLINRVIPDTDLSHTTQSWAERLATAPTRALALTKQLVNASLDTDRATAFAAEAAAQEINMTTADAREGIRSFAERRKATYEGR from the coding sequence ATGCCGACGGTCCTGCACGAGACAGCCGACCAGGTCCTCACCCTCACCCTGAACCGCCCCGAGGCACTGAACGCCCTCACCCCGGACCAGCGGGAGGAGATCATCCACCTCCTCTCGAGGGCGTCCGCGACACCCGACATCCGAGCGGTCGTCATCACAGGAACGGGCCGGGGTTTCTGCGCGGGCGCGGACCTCCGAGGCGCCGCCACCACAGCCGAACGCACCGCCGGCGATGTCGCCCGCACCCTCCGCACCGGCGCCCAGCGCCTGATCGCCGCCGTCCTGGACTGCGAGAAACCGGTGATCGCGTCGGTCAACGGCACGGCGGCAGGCCTAGGAGCCCATCTGGCACTCGCCTGCGACCTCGTACTGGCGGCGGAGTCGGCGAAGTTCATCGAGGTCTTCGTCCGCCGAGGCCTGATCCCAGACGGCGGCGGCGCCTACCTCCTCCCCCGCCTCATCGGCCCCCAGCGGGCAAAGGAGCTGATGTTCTTCGGCGACGCGCTCACAGCGACACAAGCGGAGCACTTAGGCCTGATAAACCGGGTCATTCCGGACACAGACTTGTCCCACACAACCCAATCCTGGGCCGAACGCCTCGCCACCGCCCCGACCCGAGCCCTCGCCCTGACCAAGCAGCTCGTCAACGCGTCCCTGGACACCGACCGGGCCACCGCCTTCGCCGCCGAGGCCGCCGCACAGGAGATCAACATGACGACGGCGGACGCGCGGGAGGGGATACGGAGCTTCGCGGAACGACGGAAGGCGACATACGAGGGCCGCTGA
- a CDS encoding acetate--CoA ligase family protein gives MLGSTHGTLTTDSRRARAIACGERPGPAVHGRPAQEGDLDVSGRPLHADVPDLDHFFRPRSVAVIGASDAEGRPHTGVTRQLADWADRVGARLYPVHPSRPSVFGLPCSPSVADLPEQVDLAVVLVGDPLPVLEELAEAKARFAVVFASGFAETGPEGEAAQRRLAAAVERSGLRLLGPNTNLNAFEHFREDLDGPAIALITQSGHQGRPVFALQELGIRLSHWAPTGNEADLETADFLSYFAEQPGIGAIACYLEGLKDGRSFLLAADRAARRGVPVVAVKVGRTETGARTAASHTGKLTGADTVVDAALRQFGVIRVDGLDELQDTAALLARAPRPPRSDGVAVYSISGGTGAHVADLATEAGLRLPPLSEAKQTELHQWIPEYLNVANPVDNGGHPVGDQRGRKIIDALLADPEIGVLICPITGPFPPLSDRLVRDLVDAAEHTDKLVCVVWGSPVGTEPAYREVLLGSSRVATFRTVGNCLTAVRAYLAHHRFTTAYRSPFDEAPRTPSPSYRKAQALMHPGEQLSEHAAKQLLRAYGIRVPREQLVTSAAAAVRAAGLVGYPVVMKASGARIAHKTELGLVKIGLTSASQVRDAYRELTDIARYEDVSLDGVLVCQMVEQGVEMVVGVTHDDLFGPTVTVGLGGVLVEVLRDTAVAVPPFGEEQARDMLAGLRGRALLDGVRGRPPADLDALVEVVLRVQRMALELGDQLAELDINPLMVLPQGQGAVALDALAVCR, from the coding sequence ATGCTTGGATCGACCCACGGCACCCTCACCACCGACTCCCGCCGGGCCCGGGCCATCGCCTGTGGCGAACGGCCCGGGCCTGCCGTGCACGGCAGGCCGGCCCAGGAGGGCGACCTCGACGTCAGCGGGCGTCCACTGCACGCCGACGTACCCGATCTCGACCACTTCTTCCGGCCCCGGTCCGTCGCCGTGATCGGCGCCTCGGACGCCGAGGGACGCCCCCACACCGGCGTGACGCGCCAACTGGCCGACTGGGCCGACCGCGTCGGGGCCCGGCTGTACCCGGTGCATCCGAGCCGCCCGTCCGTCTTCGGCCTGCCCTGCTCCCCCTCCGTGGCCGACCTGCCCGAGCAGGTCGACCTGGCGGTGGTCCTCGTCGGCGACCCCCTGCCCGTGCTGGAGGAACTGGCGGAGGCCAAGGCACGGTTCGCGGTCGTCTTCGCCTCCGGCTTCGCGGAGACCGGCCCCGAGGGCGAGGCCGCCCAGCGGCGACTCGCGGCAGCCGTCGAACGCTCCGGGCTGCGACTGCTGGGCCCCAACACCAACCTCAACGCCTTCGAGCACTTCCGCGAGGACCTCGACGGCCCCGCGATCGCCCTGATCACCCAGTCCGGCCACCAGGGCCGCCCCGTCTTCGCCCTCCAGGAACTCGGCATCCGCCTCTCCCACTGGGCGCCCACCGGCAACGAGGCCGACCTGGAGACCGCGGACTTCCTCTCCTACTTCGCCGAGCAGCCCGGGATCGGCGCCATCGCCTGCTACCTGGAAGGCCTCAAGGACGGCCGCTCCTTCCTCCTGGCCGCCGACCGGGCCGCCCGGCGCGGAGTCCCGGTCGTCGCCGTCAAGGTGGGCCGCACCGAGACCGGCGCCCGCACGGCCGCCTCCCACACCGGCAAACTGACCGGCGCGGACACGGTGGTGGACGCGGCGCTGCGCCAGTTCGGCGTGATCCGCGTAGACGGCCTGGACGAACTCCAGGACACAGCGGCCCTGTTGGCCCGGGCCCCCCGCCCGCCGCGCTCGGACGGCGTGGCCGTCTACTCCATCTCGGGCGGCACGGGCGCCCACGTCGCGGACCTGGCGACCGAGGCGGGCCTGCGGCTGCCGCCGCTCTCCGAGGCCAAGCAGACCGAACTGCACCAGTGGATCCCCGAGTACCTGAACGTCGCCAACCCGGTCGACAACGGCGGTCACCCGGTCGGGGACCAGCGCGGCCGGAAGATCATCGACGCGCTCCTCGCCGACCCCGAGATCGGCGTCCTGATCTGCCCGATCACCGGCCCCTTCCCACCCCTCAGCGACCGCCTCGTACGGGACCTGGTCGACGCGGCGGAACACACGGACAAGCTGGTGTGCGTCGTCTGGGGATCACCTGTCGGCACGGAACCGGCCTACCGCGAGGTCCTGCTCGGCTCCTCCCGCGTGGCCACCTTCCGCACGGTCGGCAACTGCCTCACCGCCGTCCGCGCCTACCTCGCCCACCACCGTTTCACGACGGCCTACCGCTCCCCCTTCGACGAGGCCCCGCGCACCCCCTCACCGTCCTACCGCAAGGCCCAGGCGCTGATGCACCCCGGCGAGCAGCTCAGCGAGCACGCGGCCAAGCAACTGCTGCGCGCCTACGGCATCCGCGTACCGCGGGAACAGTTGGTGACCAGCGCGGCAGCCGCTGTCCGGGCCGCGGGTCTGGTCGGCTACCCGGTGGTGATGAAGGCCTCCGGCGCCCGCATCGCCCACAAGACGGAACTGGGCCTGGTGAAGATCGGCCTGACCTCCGCGAGCCAGGTCCGCGACGCCTACCGGGAGCTGACCGACATCGCCCGCTACGAGGATGTCTCCCTGGACGGCGTACTGGTCTGCCAGATGGTCGAGCAGGGCGTCGAGATGGTCGTAGGAGTCACCCACGACGACCTGTTCGGCCCGACGGTGACGGTAGGCCTCGGCGGGGTCCTGGTCGAGGTCCTGCGCGACACCGCCGTGGCCGTCCCGCCCTTCGGCGAGGAACAGGCCCGGGACATGCTCGCCGGCCTGCGCGGCCGGGCCCTGCTCGACGGGGTCCGGGGCCGCCCGCCGGCCGACCTCGACGCCTTGGTCGAGGTCGTCCTGCGCGTCCAGCGCATGGCCCTGGAACTCGGCGACCAGCTGGCCGAGTTGGACATCAACCCCCTGATGGTGCTGCCGCAGGGGCAGGGCGCGGTGGCACTGGACGCGCTGGCGGTGTGCCGCTGA
- a CDS encoding flavin-containing monooxygenase: MADSTPSPHSSAHPTPDRPVYVIGGGPGGLAAAYALRARGVRAVVLEKSDRVGASWRRHYDRLHLHTTRGLSALPGLPMPRRFGRWVSRDDVVRYLEKYAEHHRLEIVTGVEVSRIERTPDGTGWLLHATGGRELTGSAVVIATGYNHTPRLPDWPGRDTFTGEFLHAGEYRDGTPYAGRDVLVVGIGNTGAEIAVDLVESGASRVRLAVRTVPHIVRRSTAGWAAQYSGVLVRRLPTGLVDRISRVQAKVAIPDLSAHGLPRPDTGLYTRVKQGAIPVQDVGLIDAVRKGKVEIVAAVESFEGDGKIVLADDTRLSPDAVIAATGYVRALEGLVGHLDVLDARGKPVVHGARTPQNAPGLYFTGFTNPISGNLRELALDAVKIAKALARDASGTVSRLPG; this comes from the coding sequence ATGGCCGACTCCACGCCCTCCCCACACTCCTCCGCGCACCCCACACCGGACCGCCCCGTCTACGTCATCGGCGGCGGCCCCGGCGGACTCGCCGCCGCGTACGCGCTGCGCGCCCGGGGCGTACGGGCCGTCGTCCTGGAGAAGTCCGACCGCGTCGGGGCGTCCTGGCGGCGCCACTACGACCGGCTGCACCTGCACACCACCCGCGGCCTGTCGGCCCTGCCCGGGCTGCCGATGCCGCGCCGGTTCGGGCGGTGGGTGTCCCGGGACGACGTGGTGCGGTACCTGGAGAAGTACGCCGAGCACCACCGCCTGGAGATCGTCACCGGCGTCGAGGTGTCCCGGATCGAGCGCACGCCCGACGGCACGGGCTGGCTGTTGCACGCCACCGGGGGCAGGGAACTGACCGGCTCGGCGGTCGTGATCGCGACCGGCTACAACCACACCCCGCGCCTGCCGGACTGGCCCGGCCGCGACACCTTCACCGGCGAGTTCCTGCACGCCGGGGAGTACCGCGACGGCACGCCCTACGCCGGCCGGGACGTCCTCGTCGTCGGCATCGGGAACACCGGCGCCGAGATCGCCGTGGACCTGGTGGAGAGCGGCGCCTCCCGGGTCCGGCTGGCCGTACGCACCGTCCCGCACATCGTGCGCCGCTCGACGGCCGGCTGGGCCGCCCAGTACAGCGGCGTGCTCGTACGCCGTCTGCCGACCGGCCTCGTCGACCGGATCAGCCGGGTGCAGGCCAAGGTGGCGATCCCCGACCTGTCGGCGCACGGGCTGCCGCGCCCCGACACCGGCCTGTACACCCGGGTGAAGCAGGGCGCGATCCCGGTGCAGGACGTCGGCCTGATCGACGCCGTCCGCAAGGGCAAGGTCGAGATCGTGGCCGCCGTGGAGTCCTTCGAGGGCGACGGCAAGATCGTGCTGGCCGACGACACCCGGCTCTCACCGGACGCGGTGATAGCCGCCACCGGGTACGTCCGCGCCCTGGAGGGCCTGGTCGGCCACCTCGACGTCCTCGACGCCCGCGGCAAACCCGTCGTCCACGGCGCCCGCACCCCACAAAACGCCCCCGGCCTGTACTTCACCGGCTTCACCAACCCGATCAGCGGCAATCTGCGCGAACTGGCGCTGGACGCCGTGAAGATCGCGAAGGCCCTGGCCCGGGACGCCTCGGGGACGGTGTCCCGGCTGCCGGGCTGA
- a CDS encoding subtype B tannase, translating into MGIGATAGAAAVGGIALNAQASSGPAPASGGLVFDTDGYTEQTTTITDANGDDHEVIYRFWKAVTYVAKPVDEKYQSLNVSAPVKIDGTSVDASGAPILFANSVGGYMPSSVADATGVGAGGTGGPPGGGGGTGKMVSLPKLALAAGYVVVEPGARGRTLKNSAGEYYGTAPAAIVDLKAAVRYVRANKGRIPGDTDRIVSSGTSAGGALSSLLGASGDSPLYEKYLRELGAADASDAIFATGAWCPITDLEHADGAYEWNWGTNVVQGTGDLADRTVSKELLAQFAEYQASLKLRGLGGFGTLTARNYDTYLLKQYMEPSATAYLKALSDADRAAYLADNTFITWKNGKAGFSWADFLTHVGARKKNAPSFDAFDLSTGENNLFGTGTTGTRHFTAYGLKHDTTGNTGTRLDGDIPAKLRLMNPMPFLTGDLPGGKSGGKPNAHRSRHWWIRLGTKDSDTSHTISANLAAAAAALGDDVSHLYYWDQGHGANTDPGDFIEWIAKVTGHRAR; encoded by the coding sequence TTGGGGATCGGGGCGACGGCCGGTGCCGCCGCTGTCGGCGGTATCGCCCTGAACGCACAGGCGTCGAGCGGGCCGGCGCCCGCCTCCGGGGGCCTGGTCTTCGACACCGACGGCTACACGGAGCAGACGACCACGATCACCGACGCGAACGGCGACGACCACGAGGTGATCTACCGCTTCTGGAAGGCCGTCACCTACGTCGCGAAGCCGGTCGACGAGAAGTACCAGAGCCTGAACGTCAGCGCGCCCGTGAAGATCGACGGCACGTCCGTGGACGCGAGCGGCGCACCGATCCTCTTCGCCAACTCCGTCGGCGGCTACATGCCCTCGTCCGTCGCCGACGCCACCGGCGTGGGCGCGGGCGGCACGGGCGGCCCGCCCGGGGGCGGGGGCGGCACCGGCAAGATGGTCAGCCTGCCGAAGCTGGCGCTGGCCGCCGGGTATGTCGTGGTCGAGCCGGGCGCCCGCGGCCGGACCCTGAAGAACTCCGCGGGCGAGTACTACGGCACCGCCCCGGCCGCCATCGTCGACCTGAAGGCCGCCGTCCGCTACGTCCGCGCCAACAAGGGCCGCATCCCGGGCGACACCGACCGGATCGTCTCCTCCGGCACCAGCGCGGGCGGCGCCCTGTCCTCGCTGCTCGGCGCCTCCGGCGACAGCCCCCTGTACGAGAAGTACCTGAGGGAACTCGGCGCGGCCGACGCCTCCGACGCCATTTTCGCCACCGGCGCCTGGTGCCCGATCACCGACCTGGAGCACGCCGACGGCGCCTACGAGTGGAACTGGGGCACCAACGTCGTCCAGGGCACGGGCGACCTCGCCGACCGGACGGTGTCGAAGGAACTGCTCGCGCAGTTCGCCGAGTACCAGGCCTCCCTCAAGCTGCGCGGCCTCGGCGGCTTCGGCACGCTCACCGCCCGCAACTACGACACGTACCTGCTCAAGCAGTACATGGAGCCCTCGGCCACCGCCTATCTCAAGGCCCTGTCGGACGCCGACCGCGCCGCCTATCTGGCCGACAACACCTTCATCACCTGGAAGAACGGCAAGGCCGGCTTCAGCTGGGCCGACTTCCTCACCCATGTCGGCGCCCGCAAGAAGAACGCCCCGTCCTTCGACGCCTTCGACCTGTCCACCGGCGAGAACAACCTCTTCGGCACGGGCACGACCGGGACCCGCCACTTCACGGCGTACGGCCTGAAGCACGACACCACCGGCAACACCGGCACGCGGCTCGACGGCGACATCCCAGCGAAGCTGCGGCTGATGAACCCGATGCCCTTCCTCACCGGGGACCTGCCCGGGGGCAAATCCGGGGGCAAGCCCAACGCCCACCGCAGCAGGCACTGGTGGATCCGCCTCGGCACCAAGGACTCCGACACCTCGCACACGATCTCCGCCAACCTCGCCGCCGCCGCGGCCGCGCTGGGCGACGACGTCAGCCACCTCTACTACTGGGACCAGGGGCACGGCGCGAACACCGACCCGGGCGACTTCATCGAGTGGATCGCGAAGGTGACCGGCCACCGGGCCAGGTAA
- a CDS encoding DoxX family membrane protein, with translation MDTIWLGGAEWLAVLRIGLGLWWLESWRHKDRKAWFERGTGIKWAAGIAAEHRWSAVRSGFGTVVAPHPRVMAYVVVYAELALGLGLITGFLTPIALAGGFLLNVLYLTLMIHDVAEQGQNSMMALMSVVALFGMSWQTWSLDSALGLF, from the coding sequence ATGGACACGATCTGGCTCGGCGGAGCCGAGTGGCTGGCCGTACTGCGGATCGGGCTCGGGCTGTGGTGGCTGGAGAGCTGGCGGCACAAGGACCGCAAGGCCTGGTTCGAACGGGGCACCGGCATCAAGTGGGCGGCCGGGATAGCGGCCGAGCACCGCTGGAGCGCCGTCCGTTCGGGCTTCGGCACGGTCGTCGCGCCCCACCCGCGCGTGATGGCGTACGTCGTCGTCTACGCGGAACTCGCCCTGGGCCTCGGCCTGATCACCGGCTTCCTCACCCCGATCGCCCTGGCCGGCGGGTTCCTCCTCAACGTCCTCTACCTCACGCTCATGATCCACGACGTGGCCGAGCAGGGGCAGAACTCGATGATGGCGCTGATGTCCGTGGTCGCGCTGTTCGGGATGTCCTGGCAGACCTGGTCGCTGGACAGCGCGCTGGGGCTGTTCTGA
- a CDS encoding Zn-ribbon domain-containing OB-fold protein gives MTGRFDLPEPDAFTRTYWDAAAEGRLLIRRCRACGRAHHYPREFCPRCWSEDVVWEEASGRATLYTWSVVHRNDLPPFARRTPYVAAVVDLVEGPRMMTEVVGERELSAGAELEVTFREGIPVFRIVAEAP, from the coding sequence ATGACGGGGCGTTTCGACCTGCCCGAACCGGACGCCTTCACCCGGACGTACTGGGACGCGGCAGCCGAGGGCCGGCTGCTGATCCGCCGCTGCCGTGCCTGCGGACGGGCCCACCACTACCCGCGCGAGTTCTGCCCGCGCTGCTGGAGCGAGGACGTCGTCTGGGAGGAGGCGAGCGGCCGGGCCACCCTCTACACCTGGTCCGTCGTCCACCGCAACGACCTGCCGCCCTTCGCGCGACGCACACCGTACGTCGCCGCCGTGGTCGACCTGGTCGAAGGGCCGCGGATGATGACAGAGGTCGTGGGGGAGAGGGAGCTGTCGGCGGGAGCGGAACTGGAGGTGACGTTCCGGGAGGGAATCCCGGTGTTCCGGATCGTGGCCGAGGCGCCGTAA
- a CDS encoding GNAT family N-acetyltransferase — MASLRDPSSAAHPELHGHGLRLRPWDATSGADVETWLRGMRDPEFRRWNTPLRPVTDLTSARDSLLARGQSAMEGTSMSFRVADARGDTPLGHIGVNEIKYHLKVARVGYWVLPEARGQGVATRALLLAARWAFDGLGLHRLELDHAVGHDVSCRIAERCGFAYEGTLRGAIFQEDRHDAFRDAHLHARLATDPEPGEGPAHGA, encoded by the coding sequence ATGGCCTCCCTACGCGACCCGTCCTCGGCTGCTCATCCCGAACTCCACGGCCACGGCCTCCGTCTGCGCCCCTGGGACGCCACGTCCGGCGCCGACGTCGAGACCTGGCTGCGCGGCATGCGGGACCCGGAGTTCCGGCGCTGGAACACCCCGCTGAGGCCGGTCACGGACCTGACGAGCGCCCGGGATTCGCTGCTCGCGCGGGGGCAGAGCGCCATGGAGGGCACGTCGATGTCGTTCCGGGTCGCGGACGCGCGGGGTGACACACCCCTGGGGCACATCGGCGTCAACGAGATCAAGTACCACCTGAAGGTCGCCCGCGTCGGCTACTGGGTGCTCCCCGAGGCCCGCGGCCAGGGCGTCGCCACCCGGGCCCTGCTGCTCGCCGCCCGCTGGGCCTTCGACGGACTCGGCCTGCACCGGCTGGAGCTGGACCACGCCGTCGGCCATGACGTGTCGTGCCGGATAGCCGAGAGATGCGGGTTCGCCTACGAGGGGACCCTGCGCGGGGCGATCTTCCAGGAGGACCGGCACGACGCGTTCCGGGACGCCCATCTGCACGCGCGGCTGGCGACGGATCCGGAACCCGGCGAAGGCCCCGCGCACGGGGCGTAA
- a CDS encoding GNAT family N-acetyltransferase, giving the protein MSTHDWHLTQDLDDFLSRAGSFLRSQPALHTVPLTVTEALRTRGPGVYGDGPPEFGVLERDGAVRASFFRTPPHWLNLTALTPEEADTLAARLAALGQRLPGVNADRDTAVAFTEAWQRHTGATATLRQRQRLYRLGTLTVPDPVPSGAPRVAIEADRAHLIRWHQEFNEALGMGTVRDDGGWADARIEQGGITFWETPDGTPVAMAGRTPLIAGQTRVAPVYTPSHLRGRGYAGAATSEVSRAALASGAQEVLLFTDLANPTSNGLYQRIGYRAVADFEVYDFG; this is encoded by the coding sequence ATGAGCACCCATGACTGGCACCTCACCCAGGACCTCGACGACTTCCTGTCCCGCGCGGGATCCTTCCTCCGCTCCCAACCGGCCCTGCACACCGTCCCGTTGACCGTCACGGAGGCGCTGCGCACCCGCGGACCGGGCGTCTACGGCGACGGGCCGCCGGAGTTCGGCGTGCTGGAGCGGGACGGCGCCGTCCGGGCGTCGTTCTTCCGCACCCCGCCCCACTGGCTGAACCTCACCGCCCTCACCCCCGAGGAGGCCGACACCCTCGCGGCGCGGCTGGCCGCGCTCGGGCAGCGGCTGCCCGGCGTGAACGCCGACCGCGACACCGCGGTCGCCTTCACCGAGGCCTGGCAGCGGCACACCGGCGCCACGGCCACGCTCCGTCAGCGCCAGCGGCTCTACCGGCTCGGCACCCTCACCGTGCCCGACCCCGTACCGTCCGGCGCGCCCCGGGTCGCCATCGAGGCCGACCGTGCCCATCTCATCCGCTGGCACCAGGAGTTCAACGAGGCCCTGGGCATGGGCACCGTCCGGGACGACGGTGGATGGGCCGACGCCCGTATCGAGCAGGGCGGCATCACCTTCTGGGAGACCCCGGACGGCACACCCGTCGCCATGGCCGGCCGGACCCCCTTGATCGCCGGCCAGACCCGCGTCGCCCCCGTCTACACCCCGTCCCACCTCCGCGGCCGGGGCTACGCGGGCGCGGCGACGTCCGAGGTCAGCCGCGCCGCCCTCGCCTCCGGGGCGCAGGAGGTGCTGCTCTTCACGGACCTGGCGAACCCGACCAGCAACGGCCTGTACCAGCGGATCGGGTACCGGGCGGTGGCGGACTTCGAGGTGTACGACTTCGGCTGA
- a CDS encoding pyridoxal 5'-phosphate synthase — MAPDLHELLRSLRVWDPQSTHLPPFDPTAAPATPLALFTEWFAAAVAAGQSEPHTMSLATSDESGLPDGRIVMLHGADESGWSFASHAGSRKGRHLSARPYAALTFYWPVLGRQVRVRGPVTAAPSADAQGDLHARSTGALAAALTGRQSELLDSVEELARASEAAWERARGEPEAPVPSWTLYRLRPEEVEFFQGDGQRRHVRLRYRRGDGEEWVRELLWP, encoded by the coding sequence ATGGCACCCGATCTTCACGAGCTGCTGAGGTCGCTGCGGGTCTGGGACCCGCAGTCCACCCACCTGCCGCCCTTCGACCCGACCGCAGCCCCCGCCACGCCACTGGCGCTCTTCACCGAGTGGTTCGCGGCGGCGGTGGCGGCCGGGCAGAGCGAGCCGCACACCATGTCCCTGGCGACCTCGGACGAGTCCGGCCTGCCCGACGGGCGGATCGTCATGCTGCACGGCGCGGACGAGAGCGGCTGGTCGTTCGCGTCCCACGCCGGCAGCCGCAAGGGCCGGCACCTCAGCGCCCGGCCGTATGCCGCCCTCACCTTCTACTGGCCGGTGCTGGGCCGCCAGGTCCGGGTCCGGGGCCCGGTGACCGCCGCCCCGTCCGCCGACGCCCAGGGCGATCTGCACGCCCGCTCGACGGGCGCCCTGGCAGCCGCGCTGACCGGCCGCCAGAGCGAGCTCCTCGACTCGGTGGAGGAGCTGGCCCGGGCCTCCGAGGCGGCCTGGGAACGAGCCCGCGGCGAGCCGGAGGCTCCCGTGCCGTCCTGGACCCTGTACCGGCTGCGCCCCGAGGAGGTGGAGTTCTTCCAGGGCGACGGGCAGCGACGCCACGTACGGCTGCGCTACCGGCGCGGGGACGGGGAGGAGTGGGTGCGGGAGCTGCTCTGGCCGTGA